From Streptomyces griseorubiginosus, one genomic window encodes:
- the rsmD gene encoding 16S rRNA (guanine(966)-N(2))-methyltransferase RsmD — protein MTRVIAGRAGGRRLAVPPGNGTRPTSDRAREGLLSTWQSLLGGPLSGERVLDLYAGSGAVGLEALSRGASHTLLVEADARAARTIRENVKSLGLPGAEVRAGKAEQIIQQPAPAQPYDIVFLDPPYRVTDHDLREILLTLRAEHWLAPEALVTVERSTRGGEFVWPPGFEAVKARRYGEGTFWYGRAAMGDNASTCEDAR, from the coding sequence ATGACGCGCGTGATCGCGGGCAGGGCCGGCGGACGCCGCCTGGCCGTCCCGCCGGGAAACGGCACCCGTCCGACCTCCGACCGCGCCCGCGAAGGTCTCCTCTCCACCTGGCAGTCCCTGCTCGGCGGGCCCCTGTCCGGTGAACGGGTCCTCGACCTCTACGCCGGGTCGGGCGCCGTCGGCCTCGAAGCCCTCTCCCGCGGCGCGAGCCACACCCTCCTGGTCGAGGCCGACGCGCGAGCCGCCCGCACGATCCGGGAGAACGTCAAAAGCCTCGGCCTCCCCGGCGCCGAGGTACGGGCGGGCAAAGCGGAACAGATCATTCAACAACCGGCGCCGGCACAGCCGTACGACATCGTCTTCCTCGACCCGCCCTACCGAGTCACAGATCACGATCTTCGGGAGATACTCCTCACACTCCGCGCCGAACACTGGCTAGCGCCCGAGGCCCTGGTCACCGTGGAGCGCAGTACCAGAGGGGGCGAATTCGTCTGGCCGCCCGGTTTCGAGGCGGTCAAGGCCCGTCGCTACGGCGAGGGAACGTTTTGGTACGGTCGCGCCGCCATGGGCGACAACGCCTCTACGTGCGAAGACGCACGATGA
- the coaD gene encoding pantetheine-phosphate adenylyltransferase, which translates to MRRAVCPGSFDPITNGHLDIISRASRLYDEVYVAVMINKSKKGLFEIDERIDLIREVTAEYGNVIVEAFHGLLVDYCKERDIPAIVKGLRAVSDFDYELQMAQMNNGLSGVETLFVPTNPTYSFLSSSLVKEVATWGGDVSHLVPPRVLEALNERLRKG; encoded by the coding sequence GTGCGCCGCGCCGTCTGTCCCGGGTCGTTCGACCCGATCACCAACGGACATCTCGACATCATCTCCCGCGCCTCCAGGCTGTACGACGAGGTCTACGTCGCGGTGATGATCAACAAGTCCAAGAAGGGGCTCTTCGAGATCGACGAGCGGATCGACCTGATCCGCGAGGTCACCGCCGAGTACGGCAACGTGATCGTGGAGGCGTTCCACGGCCTCCTCGTCGACTACTGCAAGGAGCGCGACATCCCGGCCATCGTCAAGGGCCTGCGCGCGGTCAGCGACTTCGACTACGAGCTCCAGATGGCCCAGATGAACAACGGCCTCAGCGGTGTCGAGACCCTCTTCGTGCCCACCAACCCCACCTACAGCTTCCTGTCCTCCTCGCTCGTCAAGGAGGTCGCGACCTGGGGCGGAGACGTCTCCCACCTGGTACCCCCGAGGGTCCTGGAAGCGCTGAACGAGCGCCTCCGCAAAGGCTGA
- the recG gene encoding ATP-dependent DNA helicase RecG, producing the protein MDLVPALEEPLKKVLGPATAKVMAEHLGLHSVGDLLHHYPRRYEERGQLTHLADLPLDEHVTVVAQVADARLHSFASAKAPRGKGQRLEVTITDGSGRLQLVFFGSGVHKPHKELLPGTRAMFAGKVSLFNRRLQLAHPAYELLRGDAEESVETWAGALIPIYPATAKLESWKIGKAIQTVLPSAQEALDPLPESLREGRGLVTLPEALLKIHRPHTKADIADAHARLKWDEAFVLQVALARRRHADAQLPAVPRKPAPDGLLAAFDDRLPFTLTDGQQKVSKEIFDDLATDHPMHRLLQGEVGSGKTMVALRAMLAVVDAGGQAAMLAPTEVLAQQHHRSVVEMMGELAEGGMLGGAEHATKVVLLTGSMGTAARRQAMLDLVTGEAGIVIGTHALIEDKVQFHDLGLVVVDEQHRFGVEQRDALRGKGKQPPHLLVMTATPIPRTVAMTVFGDLETSVLDQLPAGRSPIASHVVPAADKPHFLSRAWERVREEVENGHQAYVVCPRIGDEEDDPKKARKSAEDEAEKRPPLAVLEIADQLSKGPLRGLAVEVLHGRMHPDDKDAVMRRFAAGETHVLVATTVIEVGVNVPNATAMVIMDADRFGVSQLHQLRGRVGRGSAAGLCLLVTEMPEASPARQRLNAVASTLDGFELSRIDLEQRREGDVLGQAQSGARTSLRVLAVIEDEEIIAEAREEATAVVEADPELTALPGLRTALDALLDEEREQYLEKG; encoded by the coding sequence ATGGATCTCGTGCCCGCACTGGAAGAACCACTGAAGAAGGTGCTCGGCCCCGCCACCGCGAAGGTGATGGCCGAGCACCTCGGCCTGCACTCCGTCGGCGACCTCCTGCACCACTACCCGCGCAGATACGAGGAGCGGGGGCAGCTGACCCACCTCGCCGACCTCCCCCTGGACGAACACGTCACCGTGGTCGCCCAGGTCGCCGACGCCCGCCTGCACAGCTTCGCCTCCGCCAAGGCGCCGCGCGGCAAGGGCCAGCGTCTGGAGGTCACCATCACGGACGGCAGTGGCCGCCTCCAACTGGTCTTCTTCGGCAGCGGCGTCCACAAGCCCCACAAGGAACTCCTGCCGGGCACCCGCGCGATGTTCGCCGGCAAGGTCTCCCTGTTCAACCGCCGCCTCCAACTGGCCCACCCGGCCTACGAGTTGCTGCGCGGCGACGCCGAGGAATCCGTCGAGACCTGGGCCGGCGCCCTGATCCCCATCTACCCCGCCACCGCCAAACTGGAGTCCTGGAAGATCGGCAAGGCGATCCAGACCGTCCTGCCCAGTGCCCAGGAGGCGCTCGACCCACTCCCGGAGTCCCTGCGCGAGGGCCGGGGCCTGGTCACCCTCCCCGAAGCCCTCCTCAAGATCCACCGCCCGCACACCAAGGCCGACATCGCCGACGCCCACGCCCGCCTCAAGTGGGACGAGGCCTTCGTCCTCCAGGTGGCCCTGGCCCGCCGCCGCCACGCGGACGCCCAACTCCCGGCGGTCCCGCGCAAACCCGCTCCGGACGGCCTCCTCGCCGCCTTCGACGACCGCCTGCCCTTCACCCTCACCGACGGCCAGCAGAAGGTCTCCAAGGAGATCTTCGACGACCTGGCCACGGACCACCCGATGCACCGGCTTCTCCAGGGAGAGGTCGGCAGCGGAAAGACGATGGTGGCGCTGCGCGCCATGCTCGCCGTCGTCGACGCGGGTGGGCAGGCCGCCATGCTCGCGCCCACCGAAGTGCTCGCCCAGCAGCACCACCGTTCCGTCGTCGAGATGATGGGGGAGCTCGCCGAGGGCGGCATGCTGGGCGGGGCCGAGCACGCCACCAAGGTCGTGCTGCTCACCGGGTCCATGGGGACGGCCGCGCGCCGGCAGGCGATGCTGGACCTGGTCACCGGCGAGGCGGGGATCGTGATCGGCACGCACGCGCTGATCGAGGACAAGGTGCAGTTCCATGACCTGGGCCTGGTCGTGGTCGACGAACAGCACCGGTTCGGGGTCGAACAGCGGGACGCCCTGCGCGGCAAGGGCAAACAACCGCCCCACCTCCTCGTCATGACGGCCACCCCTATCCCGCGCACCGTCGCGATGACGGTCTTCGGCGACCTGGAGACCTCCGTCCTGGACCAGCTCCCGGCCGGCCGCTCCCCGATCGCCAGCCATGTCGTCCCCGCCGCCGACAAGCCCCACTTCCTGAGCCGCGCCTGGGAGCGGGTCCGCGAGGAGGTCGAGAACGGCCACCAGGCCTACGTCGTCTGCCCCCGCATCGGCGACGAGGAGGACGACCCCAAGAAGGCCAGGAAATCCGCGGAGGACGAGGCCGAGAAGCGCCCCCCGCTCGCGGTCCTGGAGATCGCGGACCAGCTCAGCAAGGGCCCGCTGCGAGGTCTCGCGGTCGAGGTCCTGCACGGCCGTATGCACCCCGACGACAAGGACGCGGTCATGCGCCGCTTCGCGGCCGGCGAGACCCACGTCCTCGTCGCCACCACGGTCATCGAGGTCGGCGTCAACGTCCCCAACGCCACCGCGATGGTCATCATGGACGCCGACCGCTTCGGCGTCTCCCAGCTCCACCAGTTGCGCGGCCGCGTCGGCCGGGGCTCGGCGGCGGGCCTGTGCCTCCTGGTCACGGAGATGCCGGAGGCCAGCCCGGCCCGCCAGCGCCTGAACGCGGTCGCCTCGACCCTGGACGGCTTCGAGCTCTCCCGCATCGACCTGGAACAGCGCAGGGAGGGCGACGTCCTGGGCCAGGCCCAGTCGGGCGCCCGCACCTCGCTCAGGGTGCTCGCCGTGATCGAGGACGAGGAGATCATCGCGGAGGCGAGGGAGGAGGCGACGGCGGTGGTGGAGGCGGACCCGGAGCTGACGGCCCTGCCCGGCCTGCGCACGGCCCTGGACGCGCTCCTGGACGAGGAGAGGGAGCAGTACCTGGAGAAGGGCTGA